A region from the uncultured Draconibacterium sp. genome encodes:
- a CDS encoding alpha-L-fucosidase has translation MKLKLFLFLLLAIGVGKQAVAQSTEKYQPNWESLYKHQSVPEWLRDAKFGIYTHWGVYSVPAYNNEHYYRTMHHNEGYSKHGTYQRHCALYGDLSEFGYHDFIPLFKGENFNADEWADLYIKSGARFAGIVAEHHDGFAMWDSEFTPFNAKNMGPEKDVVGLLEKAIKKRGMKFFASLHHSFNYTALEIKEGWAADNPKYEKLYGSMMERDAWLEMWLNKCNEVADKYHPDIMYFDAWLDDIPEAYIQKYLAHYFNEAAANGQEVAVTYKGEDLPREVGMLDHENKNPDEFVMEPWLCDYSIGTGISYAWGYTEGMQNRTPKQIVQTLVDVVSKNGQMLLNLSPMADGTIPQDQKNVIHRVGRWMWSHGEAIYETRPFAVPHEISSDGIDVFYTTKGKNIYAIFYEWPGLNTPIKLKEVLPGRINGEVKAVTLLGLKKLDTCTFSMEKDGLEFSIPKARIPDDLAIVFRIEVE, from the coding sequence ATGAAACTAAAACTGTTTTTATTTCTCCTTCTGGCCATTGGTGTTGGCAAGCAGGCGGTAGCTCAATCAACCGAAAAATATCAACCCAACTGGGAATCGCTTTATAAACATCAGTCGGTTCCGGAATGGTTGCGCGATGCAAAATTTGGTATTTACACTCATTGGGGCGTATATTCGGTCCCTGCGTACAACAACGAGCATTATTACCGTACCATGCACCACAACGAGGGGTACAGCAAACATGGTACCTATCAGCGTCATTGTGCGTTATATGGAGATCTTTCCGAGTTCGGGTACCACGACTTTATCCCCCTGTTCAAAGGCGAAAATTTTAATGCAGATGAGTGGGCAGATCTTTACATAAAAAGCGGGGCACGCTTTGCCGGTATTGTTGCCGAGCATCACGATGGTTTTGCAATGTGGGATAGCGAGTTTACTCCTTTTAATGCCAAAAATATGGGGCCTGAAAAAGATGTGGTGGGCTTGCTCGAAAAGGCTATTAAAAAAAGGGGGATGAAATTTTTTGCATCGTTGCACCACTCGTTTAATTACACAGCACTTGAGATAAAAGAAGGCTGGGCCGCCGATAATCCGAAATACGAAAAGCTGTACGGATCGATGATGGAACGCGATGCCTGGCTCGAAATGTGGTTGAACAAATGCAACGAAGTTGCTGATAAATACCATCCTGATATTATGTATTTTGATGCCTGGCTGGATGATATTCCGGAAGCATACATTCAAAAATACCTTGCCCATTATTTTAACGAGGCGGCGGCAAACGGACAGGAAGTTGCCGTAACCTACAAAGGTGAAGATCTGCCACGGGAAGTAGGTATGCTCGACCACGAAAATAAGAATCCCGATGAGTTTGTAATGGAACCCTGGTTATGTGACTATTCCATTGGTACGGGTATTTCGTATGCATGGGGTTATACCGAGGGAATGCAAAACCGAACGCCAAAGCAAATTGTGCAAACCCTGGTTGATGTGGTAAGTAAAAACGGACAAATGCTGCTGAACCTGTCACCAATGGCCGATGGCACTATACCGCAAGACCAGAAAAATGTGATACACCGAGTTGGCCGTTGGATGTGGTCGCACGGAGAAGCCATTTATGAAACCCGGCCCTTTGCTGTTCCGCACGAAATAAGCAGCGATGGAATTGATGTTTTTTATACAACTAAAGGCAAAAATATTTACGCTATTTTTTACGAGTGGCCTGGACTAAATACACCCATAAAGTTAAAAGAAGTATTGCCCGGAAGAATTAATGGTGAGGTAAAAGCCGTTACCTTATTGGGCTTAAAAAAGTTAGACACGTGTACCTTTTCGATGGAAAAAGATGGTCTGGAGTTTTCGATTCCAAAAGCACGTATTCCTGATGATTTAGCTATTGTATTCAGAATTGAGGTAGAATAA
- a CDS encoding glycoside hydrolase family 2 TIM barrel-domain containing protein: MNKRLVFLVVYMCLFFITSISVGQATQKIYLSGTGTDNTVDWEFYCTEGSNSGKWTSLPVPSNWELHGFGKYNYGHAKDSVRGKESGLYKYRFEALKQWKGQQVEIVFDGSMTDTEVKINGRLAGPIHQGSFYRFKYNISSLLDYGKTNVLEVKVDKHSANQSVNKAERYSDFWIFGGIFRPVWLEVKPDENIDRVAIDAKADGTFSSKVFLNELKSADQLKAQIFSLDGTPVGESFSVDLEKGMPAVELVAKIKGVNPWNPEYPNLYKACFYLMKKGEPVHEYTERFGFRTIEVRKRDGIYVNGVKIKIKGVNRHTFWPTTGRASSKKRSIEDVQTIKSMNMNGVRMAHYPPDSHFLDVCDSLGLFVLNELTGWHDAYDTEVGSILVKEMIERDVNHPSIILWDNGNEGGHNYELLPLYSKYDIQQRTVLHPWQTFNGVSTEHYRGYDYGMGTFWHGREITLPTEFLHGMHDGGQGSALYDYWELIWKTPIAAGGFIWDFADQGVLRVDKNDELDTYNSKGADGILGPYHEKEGSYFAIKEIWSPVQLEPRNLTAEFDGKLYLENRYLYTNLNECKFTWELVKLSDPFSSSKKESLNGKCVAPDLAPRQKGYIELKLPQNWQFFDVLYVTVTNRYGMELYTWSYPISLPADVLAGLLKEKADTPAVTFTENDSLFHVNAGGIKYILGKNDGLLKKVQNEKGEIPFNNGPIICAGKTVFQAFRSEMKEDTLLVTCSYAKESRMKELVWKFYPSGWAELAIAYLPEVYDVPFDYMGVNFSYPEKLVEGVKWMGHGPYRVWKNRMQGVELAVHQKDYNSTMTGIYPVVYPEFKGYHSNLYWAKIQSKEQSFLLATTTEDVFLRLFTPDQPEDSDKRLAPPFPSGDISFMQGISAMGSKTNDSWNMGPSGQKNVFFDFGPYDDWRIRCKRMTLFFNFSTEN; encoded by the coding sequence ATGAATAAAAGACTTGTGTTTTTGGTAGTTTACATGTGTTTGTTTTTTATTACGAGCATATCGGTGGGGCAGGCAACACAAAAAATTTATCTTTCCGGAACAGGAACAGACAATACGGTTGACTGGGAATTTTACTGTACCGAAGGAAGCAATTCCGGAAAATGGACAAGTTTACCCGTGCCATCTAACTGGGAACTGCATGGTTTTGGGAAGTATAATTACGGTCATGCCAAAGATTCGGTAAGAGGAAAGGAGTCCGGATTATATAAATACAGGTTTGAAGCACTGAAACAATGGAAGGGCCAGCAGGTAGAAATTGTATTCGATGGGTCGATGACCGATACGGAAGTTAAAATAAATGGCAGGCTGGCCGGGCCAATTCATCAAGGATCTTTTTATCGTTTTAAATACAATATTTCTTCGTTGCTTGATTACGGAAAAACAAATGTTTTGGAAGTTAAGGTTGATAAACATTCGGCCAACCAATCGGTTAACAAAGCCGAGCGTTATTCCGATTTCTGGATTTTTGGTGGTATTTTTCGTCCGGTTTGGCTGGAAGTAAAACCGGATGAAAATATTGATCGTGTTGCTATTGATGCCAAAGCCGACGGTACTTTTTCATCAAAGGTTTTTCTGAACGAATTAAAATCGGCCGACCAGCTTAAAGCTCAAATATTTTCACTGGATGGAACACCTGTTGGCGAAAGTTTTTCTGTTGATTTGGAAAAAGGGATGCCGGCAGTAGAACTAGTAGCAAAAATTAAGGGGGTAAACCCATGGAATCCTGAATATCCAAATTTGTACAAGGCCTGTTTTTACCTGATGAAAAAAGGAGAACCAGTTCACGAGTACACAGAACGTTTCGGTTTTCGTACCATTGAAGTGCGCAAACGTGACGGCATTTATGTGAACGGTGTAAAAATAAAAATCAAAGGTGTAAATAGGCATACATTCTGGCCAACTACCGGACGAGCTTCAAGTAAAAAGCGCAGTATTGAAGATGTGCAAACAATAAAAAGCATGAATATGAATGGGGTGCGTATGGCGCATTATCCGCCCGATTCGCATTTTTTGGATGTTTGCGATTCGTTAGGGCTTTTTGTGCTTAATGAGCTTACCGGTTGGCACGATGCTTACGACACTGAAGTTGGCTCCATTTTGGTAAAAGAAATGATTGAGCGCGATGTAAATCACCCTTCAATTATACTTTGGGACAATGGGAACGAAGGTGGACACAATTACGAGCTATTGCCCTTGTACAGCAAATACGATATACAGCAACGCACAGTTTTACATCCCTGGCAAACGTTTAATGGTGTTTCAACCGAACATTACAGAGGTTATGATTACGGAATGGGAACTTTTTGGCACGGACGTGAGATTACACTACCAACTGAATTTTTGCACGGAATGCACGATGGAGGGCAGGGATCGGCACTGTACGATTATTGGGAGCTGATATGGAAAACACCAATAGCAGCTGGAGGTTTTATCTGGGATTTTGCCGACCAGGGAGTATTGCGGGTAGATAAAAACGACGAACTGGATACCTACAACTCAAAAGGAGCTGATGGGATTTTGGGACCTTACCATGAAAAAGAAGGGAGCTATTTTGCCATAAAAGAAATATGGTCGCCCGTGCAACTCGAACCCCGTAATTTAACCGCTGAATTCGATGGAAAACTCTACCTCGAAAACCGATACCTCTACACCAATTTAAACGAATGTAAGTTTACCTGGGAGCTGGTAAAATTGTCCGATCCCTTTTCTTCATCAAAAAAAGAAAGCCTGAATGGAAAATGTGTGGCGCCGGATTTAGCGCCGCGGCAAAAAGGATATATTGAGCTTAAACTACCGCAAAACTGGCAGTTTTTTGATGTGCTTTATGTAACAGTAACCAACCGGTATGGAATGGAGCTATATACCTGGAGTTACCCCATATCCTTGCCAGCTGATGTACTTGCTGGTTTATTAAAAGAGAAAGCAGATACTCCAGCAGTGACCTTTACGGAAAACGATTCGTTGTTTCATGTAAATGCCGGTGGAATTAAGTATATACTGGGTAAAAACGATGGTTTGTTAAAAAAGGTGCAGAACGAAAAAGGCGAAATACCATTTAATAATGGCCCGATAATTTGCGCGGGTAAAACAGTTTTTCAGGCTTTCAGGTCAGAAATGAAAGAAGACACCCTGTTGGTGACCTGCTCTTATGCTAAAGAGTCGCGAATGAAAGAGCTGGTATGGAAGTTTTATCCCTCAGGTTGGGCCGAACTTGCGATTGCCTATTTGCCTGAAGTGTACGACGTGCCTTTTGATTACATGGGAGTGAATTTTTCGTACCCCGAAAAACTGGTTGAAGGAGTGAAATGGATGGGACATGGCCCTTATCGTGTTTGGAAAAACCGTATGCAAGGGGTGGAGCTGGCGGTACATCAAAAAGATTACAACTCAACAATGACTGGAATTTACCCGGTAGTTTACCCGGAGTTTAAAGGCTATCATTCCAATTTGTATTGGGCTAAAATACAAAGTAAAGAACAGTCGTTTTTACTAGCTACAACTACTGAAGATGTTTTCTTGAGGCTTTTTACACCCGATCAACCTGAAGATTCCGACAAGCGATTAGCGCCACCGTTTCCGTCGGGAGATATTTCGTTCATGCAGGGTATTTCGGCCATGGGAAGTAAAACCAACGATTCGTGGAACATGGGACCTTCCGGGCAAAAAAACGTTTTTTTCGATTTTGGTCCTTACGACGATTGGCGTATTCGATGCAAGCGAATGACCTTGTTTTTCAATTTCTCAACAGAGAACTAA
- a CDS encoding FecR domain-containing protein, with amino-acid sequence MKITNIQALAEKLKDNSLTEQEFQFLDNWIREEYRSDELDQVMKLHWDKLKNNANSANDERLNEIYQKILCRMIDLPEKVEKETKLIKLYRAFQKVAAVLIIPITFAFIAYVLYLNSFISEENWVEVNSPVRTRTEFHLPDGSSGWLNAGAKLKYNPNMSYSRKVELTGEAYFNVKKRNGKSFVVSTPDMDIKVLGTKFNVMAYPDEALTRVVLEEGKVEAKGTRCSFSKILAPGDKLEFQSDSKLLGVEQVETEAYTAWVDGLLVLDGESLECGVRKLERWYNVDIEIRDEVLKTHLFKATFQDESLEEVIRLLALSTPINYEILPRVMDENGVFMRKKIILKLKQ; translated from the coding sequence TTGAAAATAACTAATATACAAGCATTAGCTGAAAAACTAAAAGATAATTCTCTTACAGAACAGGAATTTCAATTTTTGGACAATTGGATAAGGGAGGAGTACAGGTCTGATGAATTGGATCAGGTAATGAAATTGCATTGGGATAAACTTAAAAATAATGCAAATTCAGCAAACGATGAGAGACTCAATGAAATTTATCAGAAGATTTTGTGCCGGATGATCGACTTGCCTGAGAAAGTAGAAAAAGAAACAAAGTTGATTAAGTTGTATCGCGCATTTCAAAAAGTAGCAGCGGTTCTTATTATTCCAATAACCTTTGCTTTTATCGCTTATGTGCTTTATCTCAATTCGTTTATCAGCGAAGAGAACTGGGTTGAAGTGAATTCTCCGGTAAGAACAAGAACTGAATTTCATTTACCCGATGGTTCCTCGGGCTGGTTGAATGCAGGCGCAAAACTAAAGTACAATCCGAATATGTCTTATTCGCGAAAGGTTGAATTAACGGGTGAAGCTTATTTCAATGTGAAAAAAAGAAACGGAAAATCATTTGTTGTTTCAACTCCTGATATGGATATAAAAGTGTTGGGTACAAAATTTAATGTTATGGCTTACCCCGACGAAGCATTAACACGTGTGGTTTTGGAAGAGGGCAAGGTGGAAGCAAAAGGAACCCGATGTTCTTTTAGTAAAATACTTGCGCCTGGTGATAAACTTGAATTTCAGTCGGATAGTAAATTGCTGGGTGTGGAGCAGGTTGAAACAGAGGCCTATACAGCATGGGTTGACGGGCTTTTAGTTCTGGATGGCGAATCACTGGAATGCGGTGTACGTAAATTGGAACGGTGGTACAATGTGGATATCGAAATACGGGATGAGGTTTTAAAGACTCATCTGTTTAAAGCAACTTTCCAGGATGAGTCACTGGAAGAGGTTATTCGCTTGTTGGCATTAAGTACTCCGATTAATTACGAAATTTTACCACGAGTTATGGATGAGAATGGTGTTTTTATGAGAAAAAAAATAATATTAAAACTTAAGCAATAA
- a CDS encoding TonB-dependent receptor: MKKIRESMDSYGFLLSNHTVRKLMRMARLTLFLFLFGISQIYATESYSQVTRLSMRMNDVTIEAVLEKIEDNSEFFFLYNKNIVDVEKRVDISFENAKISTILDKMLEETGIVYTIADRQIVLSAGDTNADETLLNNVAQQVKTITGKVTDESGMALPGVTIIISGTVQGTVTDVDGNYSLANVPEEATLLFSYIGMLSQEISVAGTRTINVTMKVDAIGLEEVVAIGYGTMKKSDLTGSVIQVKSEDLASVSTSNPIEALQGRASGVAVVNDDASPGSTPKIRIRGIGSISAGNEPLVVVDGFPLVNSNLNDISTNDIASMEILKDASSAAIYGSRGANGVILITTKQGAKGKNDLEIKASYGMSTPARVPDMLGREEFISFINEAYTYSSGNPVYSSSNPAPAYDTNWQDEIIKKSSATQDYSIAFRGGKDKTTYMISGNIYNQEGMLEASGFEKYTLRTNLDHEFKSWLTIGTHLQVGRSQRDVRENATGNIFRYGWTTVPVKNEDGSWYYATEDPSISSYFEGTWNPVAEASEVTNELSTDRILGDVYAVFKPIENLSFKTNFGVDIANEKNYQYYTSLSSAGIGSGSTGVGRQNYYRKTSRLTENILTYANTWDKHRLTATGVYSWQEYVYESLSASGSGFENDATGANDMSYASQESISIGSDKYSNRLISWTARAAYSYADKYLVTLTGRYDGSSRFGENNKWGFFPSLGLGWKVDQESFVQDFKALSNLKVRASYGVTGNQEIGNYKSLSSLSPSYYVYDGVPLLGFKETIGNPDLKWERNIQYNVGIDLGLWNRVNFNVDYYQRQTSDLLYNVPIPTTSGYSSMLKNIGEVKNVGFEFNVQARILDSEIKWDISANVSTNKNEVVELYGDVDRINLGSSTAGIARYLVVGEPVNSLWARESAGIITTQEQLNTYREIRSSAQLGEEMYVDHNDDKTINSEDYINIGSTEPDFFYGISTNLAYKNFTLDIYGQGATGISAQDNNSTGYLSYGESQIQNRNYLPTKYAYDKMWSESNTSGTFPRAGAQEIYLSDRTNGNWKYFVLKNIKLGYDLSSVINNANWIKELNFFVNAQNYITTANHRGYNPENGNTDYPYSKTLLFGITAKF; the protein is encoded by the coding sequence ATGAAAAAGATTCGAGAATCTATGGATTCGTATGGCTTTTTACTTAGTAACCATACTGTCCGAAAACTTATGAGAATGGCACGTCTAACTTTATTTCTATTTTTATTTGGTATCAGCCAGATTTATGCTACTGAATCGTATTCGCAGGTTACCAGGTTAAGTATGCGAATGAATGATGTTACTATTGAAGCGGTTTTAGAAAAAATTGAAGACAACTCAGAGTTCTTCTTCCTTTACAACAAAAACATCGTTGATGTTGAAAAACGTGTTGATATTAGCTTTGAAAATGCGAAGATTTCAACAATCCTCGATAAGATGTTAGAAGAGACTGGAATCGTTTATACTATTGCTGATCGGCAAATCGTGTTATCGGCAGGTGATACAAACGCTGATGAAACGCTTTTAAACAATGTGGCTCAGCAGGTAAAAACAATAACCGGTAAAGTGACTGATGAAAGCGGAATGGCTTTGCCAGGAGTAACAATAATAATCAGTGGAACGGTGCAGGGAACAGTTACTGATGTTGATGGTAATTATTCGTTAGCAAACGTACCGGAAGAAGCTACATTATTGTTCTCATATATTGGAATGCTAAGCCAGGAAATATCGGTTGCCGGCACTCGTACCATAAATGTAACAATGAAAGTTGATGCCATTGGCCTCGAAGAAGTGGTTGCCATTGGTTATGGTACTATGAAAAAGAGTGATCTTACCGGATCGGTAATCCAGGTGAAATCGGAAGACCTGGCCAGTGTTTCTACATCAAACCCGATAGAAGCTTTACAAGGGCGTGCATCGGGTGTTGCCGTAGTGAATGATGACGCTTCGCCGGGTAGCACTCCAAAAATCAGAATTCGCGGTATTGGTTCAATAAGTGCCGGAAATGAACCACTTGTGGTGGTAGATGGTTTTCCGTTGGTAAACAGTAATTTAAATGATATTAGTACCAATGATATTGCCTCGATGGAGATTTTGAAAGATGCTTCGTCAGCAGCAATTTATGGATCGAGAGGAGCGAACGGTGTTATTCTTATTACAACCAAACAAGGTGCAAAAGGTAAAAACGACCTTGAGATTAAAGCTTCCTACGGTATGTCTACGCCGGCTCGTGTTCCTGATATGTTAGGTCGCGAAGAGTTTATTTCGTTTATAAACGAGGCTTATACCTATTCTTCAGGAAATCCTGTTTATTCCTCTTCAAATCCTGCCCCCGCTTACGATACTAACTGGCAGGATGAAATCATTAAAAAATCGTCGGCCACACAAGATTACTCGATTGCTTTCCGTGGCGGTAAAGACAAAACAACTTATATGATTTCGGGTAATATTTATAATCAGGAAGGAATGCTTGAAGCTTCGGGTTTTGAAAAATATACACTTCGCACAAATCTCGATCATGAGTTCAAATCGTGGTTGACAATCGGAACACACCTGCAAGTAGGTCGTTCTCAGCGCGACGTTAGAGAAAATGCAACCGGCAATATTTTTCGATATGGCTGGACAACCGTTCCAGTAAAGAATGAGGACGGCAGCTGGTATTATGCAACAGAAGATCCATCAATCAGTTCTTATTTCGAGGGGACCTGGAATCCGGTGGCTGAAGCTTCAGAAGTTACCAACGAATTATCAACCGACAGGATTTTAGGCGATGTTTATGCAGTTTTTAAACCAATTGAAAATCTTTCGTTTAAAACTAATTTTGGAGTTGATATTGCCAACGAGAAGAACTACCAATACTACACCTCTTTATCGAGTGCTGGAATCGGCTCGGGAAGCACAGGTGTTGGCCGGCAAAATTACTATCGGAAAACTAGTCGTTTAACAGAAAATATTTTAACCTATGCAAATACATGGGATAAGCATCGTTTAACTGCTACCGGTGTTTATTCGTGGCAGGAATATGTTTATGAAAGTTTGTCAGCCAGCGGTTCAGGGTTCGAAAATGATGCAACCGGAGCAAACGATATGTCGTATGCCAGCCAGGAAAGTATTTCAATTGGTTCCGACAAATATTCGAATCGCCTTATTTCCTGGACTGCCAGAGCAGCCTATTCTTATGCCGATAAGTATCTGGTTACATTAACCGGAAGATACGATGGTTCGTCACGTTTTGGTGAAAATAACAAGTGGGGATTTTTCCCTTCGTTGGGTCTGGGCTGGAAGGTTGATCAGGAATCGTTTGTGCAGGATTTCAAAGCACTTTCAAACTTAAAGGTAAGAGCAAGCTACGGTGTTACCGGGAACCAGGAAATCGGTAACTACAAGTCTTTGTCTTCCTTGAGTCCGTCGTATTATGTGTACGATGGTGTGCCTCTGTTAGGGTTTAAAGAAACAATTGGTAATCCCGATTTGAAATGGGAGCGTAATATTCAGTACAATGTAGGAATTGATTTAGGTCTGTGGAATCGTGTGAATTTTAATGTCGACTACTATCAGCGCCAAACAAGCGATTTATTATACAACGTTCCTATTCCAACCACATCCGGTTATAGTAGTATGCTTAAAAATATCGGAGAGGTTAAAAATGTTGGTTTCGAATTTAATGTGCAGGCTCGTATTCTCGATTCTGAAATAAAATGGGATATTTCAGCAAACGTGTCGACTAATAAAAATGAAGTTGTTGAACTTTATGGCGATGTGGACCGAATCAATCTTGGATCTTCAACAGCAGGAATTGCACGATATTTAGTGGTTGGCGAGCCAGTAAACAGCCTTTGGGCACGTGAATCGGCAGGTATAATTACCACCCAGGAGCAATTGAATACCTACCGCGAAATCCGTTCGTCGGCGCAGTTGGGTGAAGAAATGTATGTCGATCATAATGATGACAAAACCATTAACAGCGAGGATTACATCAATATCGGATCAACCGAACCCGATTTCTTTTATGGTATCTCTACCAATCTCGCATACAAAAACTTTACGCTCGATATATACGGGCAAGGCGCGACAGGTATTTCGGCACAAGACAATAACAGTACCGGCTATTTGAGTTATGGTGAAAGCCAGATTCAAAACCGTAATTATTTGCCAACGAAATATGCATACGATAAAATGTGGAGCGAAAGCAACACCTCAGGTACTTTCCCACGGGCAGGTGCACAGGAAATTTACCTCTCAGACAGAACGAACGGGAACTGGAAATATTTTGTTTTGAAAAACATTAAGCTGGGATATGACCTTTCATCGGTGATAAATAATGCCAATTGGATAAAAGAACTGAATTTCTTTGTAAATGCCCAGAATTATATTACCACGGCAAACCACAGAGGTTATAACCCCGAGAATGGTAACACCGACTATCCTTATTCAAAAACATTACTATTCGGAATCACTGCCAAATTTTAA
- a CDS encoding RNA polymerase sigma-70 factor has translation MEGNENELIRKLKAGSYEAFNTIYFDYSKRLYAFVKTYLKNDSDVEEIVQEVFLKLWKNRSDLNEDFSFDAYLFTISKNAILNTLRSKKYKNLYLDYIMSIPLRKDFMEEEINFRELNNAYKNTINALPPRKKEVFLLSREKFMSYKEISVALGISEKTVENHMSAALAEIRHKIRSLGFIGFLFFTNLK, from the coding sequence ATGGAGGGTAATGAAAATGAACTAATACGAAAGTTAAAAGCTGGAAGTTACGAAGCTTTTAATACAATCTATTTTGACTATAGCAAACGGTTGTATGCATTTGTAAAAACCTACCTGAAAAATGATTCAGATGTAGAAGAGATTGTGCAGGAGGTATTTCTAAAACTTTGGAAAAACCGTAGTGATTTAAATGAAGATTTTTCTTTCGATGCCTATTTGTTTACTATCTCAAAAAATGCCATCCTGAATACTTTGCGAAGTAAAAAATACAAAAACCTTTACCTGGATTACATTATGAGCATTCCTCTTAGAAAAGATTTTATGGAGGAAGAAATAAATTTTAGAGAGTTAAATAATGCATATAAAAACACCATTAATGCATTGCCTCCGCGCAAAAAAGAAGTGTTTCTTTTAAGCCGGGAGAAATTTATGTCATATAAAGAAATATCTGTTGCTTTGGGTATCTCTGAAAAAACTGTTGAAAATCACATGTCGGCAGCACTAGCTGAAATAAGGCACAAAATCAGGTCTTTAGGCTTTATTGGCTTCTTGTTCTTTACCAATTTAAAATAA
- a CDS encoding RagB/SusD family nutrient uptake outer membrane protein, protein MKFIKYIILSCTVLIFSHCTDLTEVPYTFLSPNNYYNNADELSTALTGVYDGYRDAFDGYNKYVMYLEVLTEFGSPAYAKDNMHLWNIWSDMNNADKMVITNWDNAYDVINRANLVIGRGPNVDMDENLRQRFFAEARFVRAATYFNLVRMWGGVPIPESFTEGLDGLEIPRESFEATYEYIIADLEFCIQNLPKKSEYSSTDVWRASKGAAQSLLGDVYLTYADMSGDASYYSKSRDVLKDVINSGEYDLEPDFKDLWFWWNTDNKNGVESVFEIQFAGLSGQHNNNHVMFGVNITEYTLGCYMYRRFHPSIQHYYTYSDTDARKEGTFLTKFNTTEKGNPSNILDTLVWLPEDKGFYPGTRGWKSAGPGNVKFYDRTPESATLKKPQAQMYIIRYADVLLNFAEAENKANGGPTADAYNAVNAVRNRSNLENLDAGLSMQEFDNMLFRERGWELVGEAKLYYDEIRTDRIGENVKKHVQYGNNEGIYMYVDAPLEFVPSKDFLFKIPQYDLDSNPALVQNPDNVSK, encoded by the coding sequence ATGAAATTTATAAAATATATAATACTGAGTTGTACAGTTCTGATTTTTTCGCATTGTACAGATTTAACCGAGGTGCCATATACTTTCTTGTCGCCAAATAACTATTATAATAATGCCGATGAGTTGAGCACTGCTCTTACAGGTGTTTACGATGGATACCGTGATGCATTTGATGGCTATAACAAATATGTAATGTACCTGGAGGTACTTACAGAATTTGGTTCGCCAGCCTACGCCAAAGACAACATGCACCTCTGGAATATTTGGAGCGATATGAATAATGCCGATAAAATGGTCATTACCAACTGGGATAATGCTTACGATGTAATTAATCGTGCAAATCTTGTAATTGGGCGGGGCCCCAATGTGGATATGGATGAAAATCTACGACAAAGATTCTTCGCTGAAGCCCGTTTTGTACGAGCTGCCACATATTTTAACCTCGTTCGTATGTGGGGTGGAGTGCCTATTCCTGAGTCTTTTACTGAAGGTCTTGATGGTTTGGAAATTCCAAGAGAATCTTTCGAAGCAACTTATGAATACATTATTGCTGACCTGGAATTCTGTATTCAGAACCTGCCTAAAAAATCGGAATATTCATCAACAGATGTTTGGAGAGCATCAAAAGGTGCTGCACAATCTTTACTTGGCGATGTTTACCTTACTTACGCCGATATGAGTGGAGATGCATCGTATTATTCTAAATCAAGAGATGTTTTAAAAGATGTAATTAACTCGGGCGAATACGATTTGGAACCGGACTTTAAAGATCTGTGGTTTTGGTGGAATACCGATAATAAAAACGGCGTGGAGTCAGTGTTTGAAATTCAGTTTGCAGGACTTAGCGGACAGCACAATAATAACCATGTAATGTTTGGTGTAAATATTACAGAATATACCCTTGGTTGCTATATGTATCGTCGCTTTCATCCATCAATTCAACATTACTACACCTATAGCGATACCGATGCACGAAAAGAGGGAACTTTCCTTACCAAATTTAACACTACAGAGAAAGGAAATCCGAGCAATATTTTAGATACATTGGTGTGGCTACCTGAAGATAAGGGATTTTATCCCGGAACCCGTGGCTGGAAAAGTGCAGGACCTGGCAATGTTAAATTTTACGATCGTACGCCGGAATCTGCCACATTAAAAAAGCCACAGGCACAAATGTATATAATACGATATGCCGATGTATTGTTAAATTTTGCTGAGGCAGAAAATAAAGCGAACGGAGGCCCAACCGCTGATGCATATAATGCTGTAAATGCAGTTCGCAATCGTTCCAATCTTGAAAATCTTGATGCAGGATTATCGATGCAGGAGTTCGATAACATGCTGTTTCGTGAGAGAGGATGGGAACTGGTTGGTGAAGCCAAGCTGTACTACGATGAAATTCGTACAGATAGAATAGGTGAGAATGTTAAAAAACACGTGCAGTATGGTAATAATGAAGGTATTTATATGTACGTAGATGCACCGCTTGAATTTGTTCCTTCCAAAGACTTTCTGTTTAAGATTCCACAATACGATTTGGATTCAAATCCCGCACTGGTGCAAAATCCGGATAATGTTTCAAAATAA